One Gossypium hirsutum isolate 1008001.06 chromosome A11, Gossypium_hirsutum_v2.1, whole genome shotgun sequence genomic window carries:
- the LOC107887229 gene encoding F-box protein PP2-B15, whose amino-acid sequence MLPKDCLSIILSLTSPEDALRASLVSSCFRSASDSDLVWERFLPSDYAEIVSNSVTPLMFCSKKELFQCLSDSVLIDGGNKVFRLEKSSGKICYILSAKELSITWSSNPLYWSWISMAESRFCRVAVLRTTDWLEIGGKIRTKMLTPDTTYGAYLIMKISERAYGLDLMASEITLEVGNQVCSSNVFLQHGEDSKEMGNLGNKKEGSVREREDGWMEVELGEFYSGEKDEQVKISLMEVKGCHLKGGLLIEGVEFRPKH is encoded by the exons ATGTTACCAAAAGATTGTCTTTCTATCATTCTGTCCCTCACTTCCCCAGAAGATGCATTAAGAGCATCCTTAGTTTCGTCGTGTTTTCGATCGGCAAGTGATTCGGATTTGGTCTGGGAAAGGTTTCTTCCTTCGGATTATGCTGAAATCGTGTCGAATTCGGTCACTCCTCTCATGTTTTGTTCCAAAAAGGAACTGTTTCAGTGTCTGTCTGACTCAGTTCTGATTGATGGTGGTAACAAG GTTTTCAGGTTGGAGAAATCATCAGGCAAGATATGTTACATATTATCTGCAAAAGAACTTTCCATCACATGGAGCTCCAATCCCTTGTATTGGAGCTGGATATCCATGGCTGAATCAAG ATTCTGTCGAGTGGCAGTGCTAAGAACAACAGATTGGTTAGAAATAGGCGggaaaataaggactaaaatgctGACCCCAGATACAACATATGGGGCTTATCTTATAATGAAAATCTCAGAGCGTGCGTATGGGCTTGATTTGATGGCATCAGAGATAACATTGGAAGTGGGAAACCAGGTCTGTAGCAGCAATGTATTCCTGCAGCATGGAGAGGACAGCAAAGAGATGGGAAATTTGGGTAATAAGAAGGAAGGAAGTGTGAGAGAAAGGGAAGATGGGTGGATGGAAGTTGAGTTGGGAGAGTTCTATAGTggggaaaaggatgaacaagtgaAGATCAGTTTGATGGAGGTCAAGGGTTGCCATCTAAAGGGAGGCCTTTTAATTGAAGGCGTTGAATTCAGGCCTAAACACTGA